A portion of the Bacteroidota bacterium genome contains these proteins:
- the rpsI gene encoding 30S ribosomal protein S9 → MPQHNITAVGRRKTSVARVILKAGSGVIVVNKQPFEKYFPQEIYRANITKPFAVTETAGKYDAAVTVEGGGAAGQAGAVRLGIARALVEASDEYRSSLRTHSLLTRDPRMVERKKYGQKKARKRFQFSKR, encoded by the coding sequence ATGCCTCAGCACAATATTACCGCAGTCGGACGACGCAAAACTTCTGTAGCCCGGGTGATCCTGAAAGCCGGATCCGGGGTGATCGTTGTGAACAAACAGCCGTTTGAAAAATACTTTCCGCAGGAAATTTACCGGGCGAATATCACGAAGCCGTTCGCCGTTACTGAAACCGCCGGCAAGTACGATGCTGCAGTGACCGTTGAAGGAGGGGGAGCAGCCGGCCAAGCCGGCGCAGTCCGCCTTGGCATTGCGCGCGCCCTGGTCGAGGCCAGCGATGAATACCGCAGTTCGCTGCGGACCCATTCGCTCCTGACCCGCGACCCGCGCATGGTCGAGCGAAAAAAATACGGACAGAAGAAAGCCCGTAAACGATTTCAATTTTCTAAACGGTAG
- the frr gene encoding ribosome recycling factor gives MLKQILSDSSARMHKAVDVVRVELTKIRTGKATTALLDSVKVDYYGTMTPLNQVGSVSVPDVHLITITPWDKGMLTHIEKAIIAANLGLNPGTDGTVVRVPIPPLNEERRKELVKLVKKFGEEGKIAIRNVRRDTIEHLKKAEKDEHFSEDERKRGEAEVQKSTDNHIKEVDALLAAKEKEIMEV, from the coding sequence ATGCTAAAACAAATCTTAAGCGACAGCTCGGCGCGAATGCACAAGGCCGTCGATGTCGTGCGCGTTGAACTGACAAAAATCAGGACGGGAAAAGCGACAACGGCGCTTCTCGATTCGGTGAAAGTAGATTACTACGGCACCATGACGCCGCTGAATCAAGTGGGGAGCGTCAGCGTTCCGGACGTCCACCTGATCACCATCACTCCGTGGGATAAAGGGATGCTGACGCATATCGAAAAGGCGATCATCGCCGCCAACCTGGGACTGAACCCCGGGACGGACGGCACGGTCGTCCGCGTTCCGATCCCGCCGCTCAACGAGGAGCGGCGCAAAGAGCTTGTGAAGCTCGTAAAAAAATTCGGGGAAGAAGGGAAGATTGCGATCCGCAACGTCCGCCGCGATACGATCGAGCATCTGAAGAAGGCCGAAAAGGACGAGCACTTTTCCGAAGACGAGCGAAAACGGGGGGAGGCAGAGGTGCAGAAGTCCACGGACAATCATATCAAGGAAGTCGACGCCCTTCTTGCCGCCAAGGAAAAAGAGATCATGGAAGTTTAA
- the rpsB gene encoding 30S ribosomal protein S2, which translates to MPRVELADLLGAGAHFGHLTRRWNPKMKPYIFMERNGIHIIDLKKSQELLEAACNAIATIAAEGKKILFVGTKKQAKDVILEEAKRCNQYYISERWLGGALTNFTTIRKSVKRLTNIEKMESDGTFEKITKKEGLFLTREKDKLSKTLSGVVEMTRLPGALFVVDVKKEAIAVKEARRLGIPVFAIVDTNCDPDEINYIIPANDDALKTVQVITHAVANAILEGTERAKARQQEVAEEHEKHEEPETPVSKEETAKIEEKE; encoded by the coding sequence ATGCCACGTGTAGAACTCGCCGACCTCCTCGGTGCGGGCGCCCATTTCGGGCACCTCACCCGCCGCTGGAATCCCAAGATGAAGCCGTACATTTTTATGGAGCGCAACGGGATTCATATCATCGACCTTAAGAAATCGCAGGAATTGCTGGAAGCGGCGTGCAACGCCATTGCCACCATCGCCGCCGAAGGGAAAAAGATCCTCTTTGTCGGGACGAAGAAACAAGCCAAGGACGTCATCCTCGAAGAAGCAAAGCGCTGCAACCAGTACTATATCAGCGAGCGTTGGCTCGGCGGGGCGTTGACGAATTTCACGACGATCAGAAAGAGCGTGAAGAGGCTGACCAATATCGAAAAGATGGAATCGGACGGCACGTTCGAGAAGATCACGAAAAAAGAAGGGCTTTTCCTTACGCGCGAAAAAGATAAGCTGAGCAAGACGCTTTCCGGCGTCGTCGAGATGACGCGTTTGCCGGGGGCGCTGTTCGTCGTCGACGTGAAGAAGGAAGCGATCGCAGTAAAAGAAGCGCGGCGGCTCGGGATCCCCGTCTTTGCCATTGTCGATACGAATTGCGATCCGGACGAGATCAATTACATCATCCCCGCGAACGACGACGCGCTCAAGACGGTGCAGGTGATTACGCACGCGGTTGCCAATGCGATTCTGGAAGGAACGGAACGAGCAAAAGCGCGCCAGCAGGAAGTGGCTGAAGAACATGAGAAGCATGAAGAACCCGAAACTCCCGTCAGCAAAGAAGAAACGGCGAAGATCGAAGAGAAAGAATAA
- a CDS encoding PspC domain-containing protein encodes MEPKRLFKSRTNKIIAGVCGGLAEYFDVDPVIMRVLFVLLAFFGGSGFILYIACAIIMPKQMIDIAGMQAPIQSRSTNARKLFGIALIVGGAIVLFSNLGMFSFLHLFDFSWSFIFPILLILLGMAIIYYRQAERGPAEPPADVQTEMPPPSAPYRVFRRSRTDKKLGGVCGGLAKYFSIDSTLLRLLYIILCLASFGAGIVLYITLVLLVPYEPQPNL; translated from the coding sequence ATGGAACCGAAACGATTGTTCAAATCGCGAACCAACAAGATCATCGCCGGCGTATGCGGCGGGCTTGCGGAGTACTTTGATGTTGACCCGGTCATCATGAGGGTGCTCTTTGTTTTGCTGGCATTTTTTGGCGGCTCGGGGTTTATACTTTATATCGCCTGCGCGATCATCATGCCGAAGCAAATGATCGACATCGCAGGGATGCAGGCGCCGATTCAATCGAGGTCGACGAACGCAAGAAAACTGTTCGGGATCGCCCTCATCGTCGGCGGCGCGATCGTGCTGTTCTCAAATCTCGGCATGTTTTCATTCCTTCACTTGTTTGATTTCTCGTGGAGCTTCATTTTCCCGATCCTCCTGATCCTGCTCGGCATGGCGATCATTTACTATCGTCAGGCGGAACGGGGTCCGGCAGAACCGCCTGCCGATGTGCAGACCGAAATGCCCCCTCCTTCGGCCCCCTACAGGGTATTCAGGCGTTCGAGGACCGATAAGAAGCTCGGCGGGGTGTGCGGCGGACTGGCAAAATATTTTTCCATCGATTCGACGCTCCTCCGGTTGCTTTACATTATTTTATGCCTGGCTTCGTTCGGCGCAGGTATCGTCCTGTACATAACGCTCGTGCTGCTCGTACCGTACGAACCTCAACCTAACCTCTAA
- a CDS encoding pyruvate dehydrogenase complex dihydrolipoamide acetyltransferase — MATKIAMPKLSDTMEEGIILKWLKKEGDPVKQGEIIAEVQTDKADMELEAYDTGVLRKIFIPEGKGAAVGKPIAIIGSASEDISALLVESPAPSAGHGAPASAPPPPKPAEEMHAAPSVASASPGGGDGRIKVSPLAKAIAAQNKIDLHAINGSGPMGRIVKKDLEASLSRLSGRPSRTYAPGTTKEFPVSLMRKTIAKRLVESKTTAPHFYVTYDVDMKRAIDFRNSLNTGGDVKVSFNDIIVKACAYALRNHPKVNSTFTPEKIIQHGAINVGVAVAIDDGLITPVIRNTDMKTLFEIAGESKELAAKAREKKLKPEEFSGGTFTVSNLGMLGVEEFAAIINPPEAAILAVGAITETPVAENGHVVVGNRMKLTLSCDHRVVDGAIGAEFMQEVKANLENPWKLVL; from the coding sequence ATGGCGACCAAAATAGCAATGCCGAAACTCAGCGACACCATGGAAGAAGGGATCATTCTCAAGTGGCTGAAGAAGGAAGGCGATCCAGTCAAGCAAGGAGAGATCATCGCCGAGGTCCAGACCGATAAGGCCGACATGGAACTCGAAGCCTACGATACCGGCGTGTTGAGAAAGATCTTTATCCCCGAAGGGAAAGGAGCCGCCGTCGGCAAGCCGATCGCGATTATCGGCTCTGCTTCGGAAGACATCTCCGCGCTGCTCGTGGAAAGTCCAGCTCCAAGCGCGGGGCACGGTGCGCCTGCAAGCGCTCCGCCGCCTCCGAAACCAGCAGAGGAGATGCACGCTGCGCCGTCCGTCGCTTCTGCATCGCCGGGAGGGGGAGACGGACGGATAAAAGTTTCTCCGTTGGCGAAGGCCATTGCGGCGCAGAACAAAATAGACCTGCACGCCATCAACGGTTCCGGTCCGATGGGACGCATTGTGAAGAAAGACCTCGAAGCATCCCTTTCCAGACTCTCCGGACGTCCTTCGCGGACGTACGCTCCGGGCACGACCAAGGAATTCCCTGTTTCGCTGATGCGCAAGACGATCGCCAAAAGGCTGGTCGAGAGCAAGACGACCGCGCCGCACTTCTATGTGACGTATGACGTTGATATGAAACGGGCGATCGATTTTCGGAATTCGCTGAACACCGGCGGCGATGTGAAAGTGAGTTTCAACGACATTATCGTCAAGGCATGCGCGTACGCACTTCGCAATCACCCTAAGGTCAATTCGACCTTCACGCCTGAAAAGATCATCCAACATGGAGCGATCAACGTCGGCGTCGCCGTTGCGATCGACGACGGTCTGATCACGCCGGTGATCCGCAACACGGACATGAAAACTCTTTTCGAGATCGCCGGCGAATCGAAAGAACTGGCGGCGAAGGCTCGCGAAAAGAAACTGAAGCCCGAAGAATTCAGCGGTGGGACATTTACCGTGAGTAACCTCGGCATGCTCGGAGTCGAAGAGTTCGCTGCGATCATCAATCCCCCCGAAGCGGCCATTCTCGCGGTGGGCGCGATCACTGAAACGCCGGTAGCGGAAAACGGGCATGTAGTTGTCGGGAACCGGATGAAGCTGACCCTTTCGTGCGACCACCGTGTCGTGGACGGGGCAATCGGCGCAGAGTTTATGCAGGAAGTAAAGGCCAACCTCGAAAACCCCTGGAAGCTCGTCCTGTGA
- the tsf gene encoding translation elongation factor Ts: MAITSEAVKKLREKTGAGMMDCKKALEATNGDMEKAIEVLRKKGAATAEKRADRVANQGIIVTRVANGGKLGVIVEINSETDFVARSQDFIQFANDVAAIVEQKTPSSIAALLALPYGDKKTVGDALSDLIGKIGEKLEIKRFDIIRAENSVIEAYTHMGSKIGVLVELETNTASPEVKLVARDVAMQAAAMNPSVVSREQVAKHVVDQELDIYRQQAKNEGKPDQVVDRIATGRLEKYFQEVVLLEQSFIKDASKVIKDVLQEASSKHNDKLSVRQFKRYQLGEEK; this comes from the coding sequence ATGGCTATTACGAGTGAAGCAGTAAAAAAATTACGCGAAAAAACCGGCGCCGGCATGATGGATTGCAAAAAAGCTCTCGAAGCGACGAACGGCGACATGGAAAAGGCGATCGAAGTTCTGCGGAAGAAGGGAGCTGCCACCGCCGAGAAGCGTGCTGACCGGGTTGCGAACCAGGGGATCATCGTGACGAGAGTTGCGAACGGCGGGAAGCTCGGCGTGATCGTGGAGATCAACAGCGAAACCGATTTCGTGGCGCGGAGCCAGGATTTCATTCAATTCGCGAACGATGTGGCCGCCATTGTCGAACAGAAGACGCCGTCGTCAATCGCCGCGTTGCTCGCCCTTCCATACGGCGACAAGAAAACGGTCGGGGACGCGTTGTCCGACCTGATCGGAAAGATCGGCGAAAAGCTGGAGATCAAACGGTTCGACATCATCAGGGCCGAGAACAGCGTCATCGAAGCATACACGCATATGGGGAGCAAGATCGGCGTTCTGGTCGAGCTCGAGACGAACACGGCGTCTCCCGAGGTCAAACTGGTAGCGCGCGATGTTGCGATGCAGGCCGCCGCGATGAACCCGAGCGTCGTTTCCCGCGAACAGGTGGCGAAGCACGTGGTCGACCAGGAACTCGATATTTACCGCCAGCAGGCGAAAAACGAAGGGAAGCCGGACCAGGTCGTCGACCGAATCGCCACCGGACGCCTCGAAAAATATTTCCAGGAGGTCGTGCTTCTGGAGCAGAGTTTCATCAAGGACGCCAGCAAGGTCATCAAGGACGTTCTGCAGGAAGCGTCGTCGAAGCACAACGACAAACTTTCGGTCCGCCAATTCAAGCGTTATCAACTCGGCGAAGAAAAATAA
- the pyrH gene encoding UMP kinase produces MSKAAFKRIMLKLSGESLMGEQEYGIDSEVIGRYAEEIKSVQELGVQIGIVIGGGNIYRGIENSSDGIDKVTGDHMGMLATVINALALQSALEHHGVFTRCQTAINMERIAEPFIRRRAIRHLEKGRLVIFAAGTGNPYFTTDTAAVLRAIEIGADVIIKGTRVDGVYDSDPEKNPSAKHFPQISYQDVLRKDLRVMDMTAITLCKENHLPIAIFNMNIPSNLRRLVLGEKVGTAVNDSAAAIN; encoded by the coding sequence ATGTCGAAGGCAGCGTTCAAGCGGATCATGCTCAAGCTCAGCGGTGAATCGCTGATGGGCGAACAGGAATACGGGATCGACTCAGAGGTTATCGGGCGCTATGCCGAGGAGATCAAGAGCGTGCAGGAGCTCGGCGTCCAGATCGGGATCGTGATCGGAGGGGGCAATATCTACCGCGGCATCGAGAACTCGTCGGACGGCATTGACAAAGTGACCGGCGACCACATGGGCATGCTTGCGACGGTCATCAACGCGCTAGCGCTGCAGAGCGCGCTCGAGCACCACGGCGTGTTCACGCGCTGCCAGACCGCCATCAACATGGAGAGGATTGCCGAGCCGTTCATCCGGCGCCGCGCGATCCGCCACCTTGAAAAAGGACGGCTGGTGATCTTCGCCGCCGGCACCGGGAATCCGTATTTTACGACGGACACCGCCGCGGTTCTCCGAGCCATCGAGATCGGAGCCGATGTGATCATCAAGGGAACCCGCGTCGACGGAGTCTATGATTCCGACCCGGAGAAGAATCCATCGGCCAAACACTTCCCCCAAATTTCTTACCAGGATGTGCTCCGGAAAGATCTGCGCGTTATGGACATGACTGCGATCACCCTCTGCAAAGAGAATCATCTTCCGATCGCCATCTTCAATATGAACATTCCTTCGAATTTGCGGAGATTGGTGCTCGGTGAAAAAGTCGGGACCGCGGTGAACGACAGCGCTGCTGCCATCAACTAA
- the rplM gene encoding 50S ribosomal protein L13, which translates to MAFGDKSTYFYKQSEIEQKWYLVDAQGQTLGRIATQVAKILRGKHKPAFTPNIDAGDFVIVVNAEKVKVTGKRTDMKEYFHYTGYPGGAVFESFKDVLKKNPQRVIEHAVKGMLPHNRLGKRIIKKLKVYTGTEHPHGAQKPEALAVKN; encoded by the coding sequence GTGGCTTTCGGAGATAAAAGCACGTATTTCTATAAACAGAGCGAAATCGAACAAAAGTGGTATCTTGTCGACGCTCAGGGGCAAACGCTCGGAAGAATTGCGACGCAAGTGGCAAAAATTCTTCGCGGAAAACACAAACCCGCATTCACGCCGAATATCGATGCGGGCGATTTCGTCATCGTTGTGAACGCGGAGAAAGTCAAAGTGACCGGGAAGCGCACCGATATGAAGGAGTATTTCCATTACACCGGCTATCCCGGCGGCGCCGTTTTTGAGAGCTTCAAAGATGTCTTGAAGAAGAATCCTCAGAGGGTCATTGAGCATGCCGTGAAAGGGATGCTTCCGCACAACCGGTTGGGGAAACGCATCATTAAGAAATTGAAGGTATACACCGGAACCGAGCATCCGCACGGGGCGCAGAAGCCTGAAGCTCTGGCGGTGAAGAATTAA
- a CDS encoding pyruvate dehydrogenase complex E1 component subunit beta — protein MAVIAFREALNQAMCEEMERDSNVFLMGEEVGQYQGAYKVSQGMLQKFGEKRVIDTPITEAGFAGLGIGAAMVGLRPIVEMMTWNFAILAFDQLFNNAAKIRYMSAGQFKVPIVVRGPSGAAHALASQHSQSLESMLAHVPGLIVIMPSTPADGKGLLKSAIRDDNPVMFMESEMMYGHKGEVPEEEYTIPIGVGDIKRKGEHVTIVAWSKMLHVSLAAADELMKEGIEAEVIDPRTIRPLDEDLIINSVKKTNRCVIVEEAWPFASVGAEISSRVYTKAFDYLDAPIERLTGADIPMPYATNLERQALPSPAKVIAAVKKVLYR, from the coding sequence AGCGTTGAACCAGGCAATGTGCGAAGAAATGGAGCGCGACTCCAACGTCTTTTTGATGGGGGAGGAGGTCGGACAGTATCAAGGCGCATACAAGGTGAGCCAGGGAATGCTGCAGAAGTTCGGCGAGAAAAGAGTTATCGACACCCCGATCACGGAAGCCGGCTTTGCCGGTCTCGGCATCGGAGCGGCGATGGTGGGCCTCCGGCCCATCGTGGAGATGATGACGTGGAATTTCGCCATCCTGGCGTTCGACCAGCTGTTCAATAATGCCGCCAAGATCCGGTACATGTCCGCCGGACAATTCAAGGTTCCGATCGTGGTCCGCGGCCCGTCCGGCGCGGCGCATGCGCTGGCATCGCAGCACTCGCAATCGCTCGAATCGATGCTCGCACACGTTCCCGGTTTGATCGTGATCATGCCTTCGACGCCCGCGGACGGAAAAGGGTTGCTGAAGTCGGCGATCCGGGACGACAACCCGGTGATGTTCATGGAAAGCGAGATGATGTACGGGCATAAAGGAGAAGTTCCGGAAGAAGAGTATACGATTCCGATCGGCGTCGGAGACATCAAACGCAAAGGAGAGCATGTGACGATCGTCGCGTGGTCGAAGATGCTTCACGTCTCTCTTGCCGCGGCCGACGAATTGATGAAGGAGGGGATCGAAGCCGAAGTCATCGATCCTCGCACCATCCGTCCTCTGGACGAAGACCTCATCATCAATTCGGTCAAGAAAACAAACCGATGCGTGATCGTTGAGGAAGCATGGCCGTTCGCGTCCGTCGGAGCCGAGATCTCGAGCCGCGTCTACACCAAGGCCTTCGATTATCTCGATGCACCGATCGAGCGATTAACCGGAGCCGACATTCCGATGCCGTATGCGACGAACCTCGAGAGGCAGGCGCTGCCAAGTCCGGCAAAGGTCATCGCGGCTGTTAAAAAAGTTCTCTATCGGTAA